A genomic region of Mugil cephalus isolate CIBA_MC_2020 chromosome 5, CIBA_Mcephalus_1.1, whole genome shotgun sequence contains the following coding sequences:
- the LOC125008544 gene encoding signal-regulatory protein beta-2-like has protein sequence MDLSKQCQCPFSGPIALSTTAQVRDWRHNVNIIVLWITLLCLHPVYTLLPVKTVHLGEPATFTCVIPNAERGIYWYKQSVGDSLNIIVTLFKSGTEYAPNVSKSRFDLRADDSFSNLTILSTVEEDEGMYHCGVTEWVKTKWSGTYLLVEGNTERTVVQTVSYPVRPGDSVTLQCSVLSDSENKTCPGDLSVFWFRAGSETSHPNIIYTDGDMSNKCEKRSETQKRCVYSFSKDVSSSDAGTYYCAVATCGEILFGNGTKLEADQTASSVLVIVLVVAIICLAISMIMNLIFICCRTQKGLCGQHEATKSSSSPARQDDMSQPVKDKAEGDLNYAALHFSARGRKKKELNPEECVYSHVKY, from the exons ATGGACCTGTCCAAGCAGTGCCAGTGTCCCTTCAGCGGGCCGATTGCCCTCTCCACCACTGCCCAAGTTCGGGACTGGAG GCACAATGTCAACATAATCGTGTTATGGATTACACTGCTTTGTCTTCATCCAGTAT aTACGCTGCTTCCAGTGAAAACAGTTCATCTTGGTGAACCAGCCACATTTACATGTGTTATACCAAACGCAGAAAGAGGAATCTACTGGTACAAGCAGAGTGTTGGAGATTCTCTCAATATAATTGTAACATTGTTTAAATCTGGAACAGAGTACGCACCAAACGTTTCAAAATCAAGATTTGACTTACGTGCTGATGACAGTTTTAGTAACCTCACCATTTTGAGCACAgttgaagaggatgaaggaatgTACCACTGTGGAGTCACAGAGTGGGTAAAGACTAAATGGAGTGGGACATATTTGTTAGTAGAAG gaaacactgagaggactgttgttcagacagtatcatatccagtccgtccaggagactcagtgactctccagtgttcagtcctctcCGACTCTGAGAACAAGACATGTCCAGGAgatctcagtgtgttctggttcagagctggatcaGAGACATCTCATCCAAACATCATCTACACGGATGGAGATATGAGTAATAAATGTGAGAAGAGATCTGAGACTCAGAAGAGATGTGTCTACAGCTTCTCTAAGGacgtcagctcctctgatgctgggacttactactgtgctgtggccacatgtggagagatattatttggaaatggaactAAACTGGAAGCTG atCAAACAGCAAGTTCTGTGTTAGTTATTGTGTTGGTGGTAGCAATCATCTGCTTGGCCATTTCTATGATTATGAACCtaattttcatctgttgtcGAACTCAGAAAGGACTATGTGGACAACATGAAG CGACAAAAAGCAGCTCTTCACCAGCTAGACAAGACGATATGAGCCAACCAGTTAAAGACAAA GCTGAAGGTGATCTCAACTATGCTGCGCTGCATTTCTCtgccagaggaagaaagaagaaagagttgaatccagaagaatgtgtgtattctcatgtgaaatactga
- the LOC125008398 gene encoding signal-regulatory protein beta-2-like encodes MVVLWITLLCLHPVYTLLPVKTVHLGEPATFTCVIPSIDISDRKIHWYKQSVGDSLNIIVTLVKSVTEYAPNVSNSRFDLRTDNSFSNLTILSTVEEDEGMYHCGVTEWIKTKWSGTYLLVEGNTERTIVQTVSYPVRPGDSVTLQCSVLSDSENKTCPGDLSVFWFRAGSQTSHPNIIYTDGDMSNKCEKRSETQKRCVYSFSKDISSSDAGTYYCAVATCGEILFGNGTKLETGRILGLVQNSKFHVIIKYILCFFSSVFRSNSKFCVSYCVGGGNHL; translated from the exons ATGGTCGTGTTATGGATTACACTGCTTTGTCTTCATCCAGTAT aTACGCTGCTTCCAGTGAAAACAGTTCATCTTGGTGAACCAGCCACATTTACATGTGTTATACCAAGCATAGATATCAGCGACAGAAAAATCCACTGGTACAAGCAGAGTGTTGGAGATTCTCTCAATATAATTGTAACATTGGTTAAATCCGTAACAGAGTACGCACCAAACGTTTCAAACTCAAGATTTGACTTACGTACTGATAACAGCTTTAGTAACCTGACCATTTTGAGCACAgttgaagaggatgaaggaatgTACCACTGTGGAGTCACAGAGTGGATAAAGACTAAATGGAGTGGGACATATTTGTTAGTAGAAG gaaacactgagaggactattgttcagacagtatcatatccagtccgtccaggagactcagtgactctccagtgttcagtcctctctgactctgagaaCAAGACGTGTCCAGGAgatctcagtgtgttctggttcagagctggatcacAGACATCTCATCCAAACATCATCTACACTGACGGAGATATGAGTAATAAATGTGAGAAGAGATCTGAGACTCAGAAGAGATGTGTCTACAGCTTCTCTAAGGacatcagctcctctgatgctgggacttactactgtgctgtggccacatgtggagagatattatttggaaatggaactAAACTGGAGACTGGTAGGATTTTAGGTTTAGTACAAAATTCTAAGTTTCATGtaatcataaaatatattttatgttttttttcttctgtttttagatCAAACAGCAAGTTCTGTGTTAGTTATTGTGTTGGTGGTGGCAATCATCTG